From Microbacterium croceum, a single genomic window includes:
- a CDS encoding ABC transporter permease, whose amino-acid sequence MSASARASVWRDLIRKPFFWGIVAIVALLALNVLKDPTYLAISINPNNGNLVGNLVDILRQAAPIMMIAIGMSLVIATGGIDLSVGSLMAVAGAVSMEFLAAANDSGSVGVALAAVGLALLVTAILGAVNGILVAYVGLQPFIATLVLMLAGRGIAKVITGGQNTAASSDPFRWIANGFVIGIPVVFILAVVIVLLVAWVVRRSALGLMIEAIGINPKASRMAGIKPKGLLLTTYVLSGILAGIAGVMSVGSVMTVDISRTGYQLELDAILAVVIGGASLAGGKFSLSGAFVGALLIATLDKTVLFLGVSSSATPAFKAIVIVAICLLQSERVRSWFQRRKKAQTPSPRVEIVKEAAA is encoded by the coding sequence ATGAGCGCTTCCGCTCGTGCGTCCGTGTGGCGCGATCTGATCCGCAAGCCGTTCTTCTGGGGCATCGTCGCGATCGTCGCGCTGCTCGCGCTGAACGTTCTCAAGGATCCGACGTATCTCGCGATCTCGATCAACCCGAACAACGGCAACCTCGTCGGCAACCTGGTCGACATCCTCCGCCAGGCGGCACCCATCATGATGATCGCGATCGGCATGTCGCTCGTGATCGCGACTGGCGGCATCGATCTCTCGGTCGGCTCGCTGATGGCCGTCGCCGGAGCCGTGTCGATGGAGTTCCTCGCCGCGGCGAACGACTCCGGCTCGGTCGGCGTCGCGCTCGCGGCCGTGGGCCTCGCGCTGCTGGTCACCGCCATCCTCGGCGCGGTGAACGGCATCCTGGTCGCCTATGTCGGGCTGCAACCCTTCATCGCGACGCTCGTGCTGATGCTCGCGGGGCGCGGCATCGCCAAGGTCATCACCGGTGGGCAGAACACGGCGGCGTCGAGCGATCCGTTCCGTTGGATCGCGAACGGCTTCGTGATCGGCATCCCCGTGGTGTTCATCCTCGCGGTCGTCATCGTGCTGCTGGTCGCGTGGGTGGTGCGGCGCAGCGCCCTCGGCCTCATGATCGAAGCCATCGGCATCAACCCGAAGGCGAGCCGGATGGCCGGCATCAAGCCGAAGGGGCTCCTGCTGACGACCTACGTGCTCAGCGGCATCCTCGCGGGCATCGCCGGGGTGATGTCGGTCGGCAGCGTCATGACCGTCGACATCTCCCGCACCGGCTACCAGCTCGAGCTCGACGCGATCCTCGCCGTGGTCATCGGCGGCGCCTCGCTCGCGGGTGGCAAGTTCTCGCTCAGCGGCGCCTTCGTCGGTGCTCTCCTGATCGCGACCCTCGACAAGACCGTGCTGTTCCTCGGCGTCTCGTCGTCGGCCACCCCGGCCTTCAAGGCGATCGTGATCGTCGCCATCTGCCTGCTGCAGTCCGAGCGGGTGCGCAGCTGGTTCCAACGTCGCAAGAAGGCGCAGACGCCCTCACCGCGAGTCGAGATCGTGAAGGAGGCTGCAGCATGA
- a CDS encoding L-ribulose-5-phosphate 4-epimerase, which produces MSNAAPTFDPAVESAIATVRADVARLHSELVRYDLIVWTGGNVSGRVPGADLFVIKPSGVSYDDLTPDNMILCDLDGAVIPGTAGSDRSPSSDTAAHAYVYRNMPEVGGVVHTHSTYAVAWAARGEEIPCVITAMADEFGGPVPVGPFAIIGDDSIGRGIVETLRGHRSRAVLMQNHGPFTIGADAKDAVKAAVMVEDVARTVHIAREAGPLIPIPQEAIDRLYDRYQNVYGQSADARR; this is translated from the coding sequence GTGAGCAACGCCGCCCCCACTTTCGATCCCGCCGTCGAGAGCGCGATCGCCACCGTCCGCGCCGATGTGGCCCGGCTGCACAGCGAGCTCGTGCGCTACGACCTCATCGTCTGGACCGGCGGCAACGTCTCGGGTCGGGTGCCCGGCGCCGACCTCTTCGTGATCAAGCCGTCCGGCGTCTCCTATGACGACCTCACGCCCGACAACATGATCCTGTGCGACCTCGACGGCGCCGTGATCCCCGGCACTGCCGGCAGCGACCGCTCGCCCTCCAGCGACACCGCGGCGCATGCCTACGTGTATCGGAACATGCCGGAGGTCGGAGGGGTCGTGCACACGCACTCGACCTACGCGGTGGCCTGGGCGGCGCGCGGCGAGGAGATCCCCTGCGTGATCACGGCCATGGCCGACGAGTTCGGCGGCCCGGTGCCGGTCGGCCCCTTCGCGATCATCGGCGACGACTCGATCGGACGCGGCATCGTCGAGACGCTCCGTGGTCACCGATCGCGTGCCGTCCTGATGCAGAACCACGGCCCGTTCACGATCGGTGCGGATGCCAAGGATGCCGTCAAGGCCGCGGTCATGGTCGAGGACGTCGCCCGCACCGTGCACATCGCCCGTGAGGCCGGTCCGCTGATCCCGATTCCGCAGGAGGCGATCGACCGCCTGTACGACCGATACCAGAACGTGTACGGCCAGAGCGCGGACGCCCGCCGATGA
- a CDS encoding ABC transporter permease subunit — protein sequence MSVIAAAPVQSAGTNFVDRMRRQLRANPSVVPTIASVVIFVAMIVYGEIAYGKIVQASTLSNLLINNAHLIVLAVALTFVILTGGIDLSVGSVIAVSSVAGVMLSNAGWDPLVVIVLMIVIGGLFGLVSGVLIRYFNVQPFIATLAMMFLGRGLASLLSTKPEQLPADSPIRLIAEKIKIIDGPKVNDLVITPAVIIAIVVVLVAFFVLHRTRTGRTVYAIGGSENSALLMGLPVPRTKVLVYVISGSLAGLAAVLYTARLGTAQNITGIGWELDAIAAAVIGGTVLTGAYGYVLGSVIGALVLGLMTVLITRDGGIPPEMTTIITGGILLVFVLLQRVVTRKKE from the coding sequence ATGAGCGTCATCGCAGCAGCACCAGTCCAGAGTGCCGGAACGAACTTCGTCGACCGGATGCGTCGGCAGCTGAGGGCGAACCCGTCGGTGGTTCCGACCATCGCCTCGGTGGTCATCTTCGTCGCCATGATCGTGTACGGCGAGATCGCCTACGGCAAGATCGTGCAGGCGAGCACCCTGTCGAACCTGCTCATCAACAACGCGCACCTCATCGTGCTCGCGGTCGCGCTGACCTTCGTCATCCTCACCGGCGGTATCGACCTGTCGGTCGGCTCGGTCATCGCGGTCTCGTCCGTCGCCGGCGTCATGCTCTCGAACGCCGGGTGGGATCCGCTCGTCGTGATCGTGCTCATGATCGTCATCGGCGGGCTCTTCGGACTCGTCTCCGGCGTGCTGATCAGGTACTTCAATGTGCAGCCGTTCATCGCGACTCTCGCCATGATGTTCCTCGGACGCGGCCTCGCGTCGCTGCTGAGCACCAAGCCGGAGCAGCTTCCCGCCGACTCCCCGATCCGTCTGATCGCCGAGAAGATCAAGATCATCGACGGGCCGAAGGTGAACGACCTCGTCATCACCCCGGCGGTGATCATCGCGATCGTCGTCGTGCTCGTCGCCTTCTTCGTGCTGCACCGCACCCGTACGGGGCGCACCGTCTACGCGATCGGCGGATCGGAGAACTCCGCGCTGCTGATGGGGCTCCCCGTGCCGCGTACCAAGGTGCTGGTCTACGTGATCAGCGGCTCGCTCGCCGGCCTCGCCGCCGTGCTCTACACCGCGCGGCTCGGGACCGCCCAGAACATCACCGGCATCGGCTGGGAGCTCGACGCGATCGCGGCCGCGGTCATCGGCGGCACCGTGCTCACCGGTGCGTACGGCTACGTGCTCGGCTCGGTCATCGGAGCCCTCGTGCTCGGCCTCATGACCGTGCTGATCACGCGTGACGGTGGCATCCCGCCCGAGATGACGACCATCATCACCGGCGGCATCCTGCTTGTCTTCGTGCTGCTGCAGCGCGTGGTGACGCGCAAGAAGGAGTAG
- a CDS encoding LacI family DNA-binding transcriptional regulator has protein sequence MSDTSSEPRRTVGVRDVAARAGVSRQTVSRVLNDHPDVAPETLERVRAAMAELGYRMNNAARALGTRRSRTLGVLASDALQYGPSRSIAALEASARDAGYWVSAAFADAGDAAAVVAAVDHLVAQGVEGIVVVAPHARTLAALDDLRIDVPVITLHSAGRGAPGLSVDQAAGARLAVAALADAGHTRIAHLAGPADWLEAESRAEGFAAELTARGLDAGPVIAGDWSAGSGYAAVAAVRESGATAVFAANDQMALGLLGGLHEAGLSVPGDISVVGFDDIPDAAYYWPQLTTVRQDFDELARRAVAAAIGGAATETLAPVAPELITRASVAPPR, from the coding sequence GTGAGTGACACGAGCAGCGAGCCCCGCCGAACCGTCGGCGTGCGTGACGTCGCCGCCCGTGCCGGAGTCTCGCGCCAGACCGTGTCGCGGGTGCTGAACGACCACCCCGATGTCGCCCCCGAGACGCTGGAGCGCGTCCGCGCGGCCATGGCGGAACTCGGCTACCGGATGAACAACGCGGCCCGCGCTCTGGGCACCCGGCGCTCCCGCACGCTCGGTGTGCTCGCGTCGGACGCGCTGCAGTACGGGCCGTCGCGCAGCATCGCCGCGCTCGAAGCCTCGGCGCGCGATGCGGGGTACTGGGTCAGCGCGGCGTTCGCGGATGCCGGTGATGCCGCGGCCGTGGTCGCTGCCGTCGACCACCTGGTCGCACAGGGCGTCGAGGGGATCGTGGTCGTGGCACCGCACGCACGGACTCTGGCCGCGCTCGACGATCTGCGCATCGATGTGCCGGTGATCACGCTGCACTCCGCGGGCAGGGGGGCGCCAGGGCTCTCGGTCGATCAGGCCGCCGGCGCGCGCCTGGCCGTCGCCGCCCTCGCCGATGCCGGTCACACGCGCATCGCGCACCTCGCCGGCCCTGCGGACTGGCTCGAGGCCGAGTCGCGAGCGGAGGGCTTCGCGGCCGAGCTCACGGCCCGGGGGCTGGACGCCGGGCCCGTGATCGCGGGCGACTGGTCGGCGGGGTCGGGATACGCGGCCGTCGCCGCGGTGCGGGAGTCCGGCGCCACGGCGGTGTTCGCGGCGAACGACCAGATGGCGCTCGGCCTGCTCGGGGGCCTGCATGAGGCGGGGCTCTCGGTGCCCGGAGACATCAGTGTGGTCGGGTTCGACGACATCCCGGATGCCGCGTACTACTGGCCTCAGCTCACCACAGTGCGGCAGGACTTCGACGAGCTCGCACGCCGGGCCGTGGCCGCCGCGATCGGCGGTGCCGCGACCGAGACTCTGGCCCCGGTGGCCCCTGAGCTGATCACGCGCGCCTCGGTGGCTCCGCCCCGCTAG
- a CDS encoding substrate-binding domain-containing protein → MSAMKRTRTVLGLAAVGALALGLAACSTGDTGDAGDSGDSGELTTVGFVAVGPEGAWRQANESNIQDTFTEEAGYNLKYAPATNLDQKSQIDAFTSFVDEDVDVILLSATEASGWEDSLKLAQEAEIPVILLDRGIEPDDTSLYVTRIAPDNVEVAKEVGAWAAAEFPDGGNYVVLEGPAGVGVVNERNQGFDEGLGDSSLNKVDAQTANWSAEEGKSVFETMLKANNNDIQFVFAQNDEMGLGAAQAAEEAGLVIGTDVKIATIDGTKNAMQALADGQLSYVHEYNPLFGETALEVVEKALAGDSVESYIIVPSQAFDSAEAAKAVLADRKY, encoded by the coding sequence ATGTCTGCAATGAAGCGCACTCGTACAGTTCTGGGACTTGCCGCCGTCGGCGCGCTCGCGCTCGGTCTGGCGGCATGCTCGACCGGAGACACCGGTGACGCCGGCGATTCGGGCGACTCGGGCGAGCTCACCACGGTCGGCTTCGTCGCCGTCGGTCCCGAGGGTGCATGGCGCCAGGCGAACGAGAGCAACATCCAGGACACGTTCACGGAAGAGGCCGGCTACAACCTGAAGTACGCGCCCGCCACGAACCTCGACCAGAAGTCGCAGATCGACGCGTTCACGTCGTTCGTCGACGAGGATGTCGACGTGATCCTCCTGTCCGCCACCGAGGCCAGCGGCTGGGAAGACTCCCTCAAGCTCGCCCAGGAGGCCGAGATCCCGGTGATCCTGCTCGACCGCGGCATCGAGCCCGACGACACGAGCCTGTACGTCACCCGCATCGCCCCCGACAACGTCGAGGTCGCCAAGGAGGTCGGAGCCTGGGCCGCGGCCGAGTTCCCCGACGGAGGCAACTACGTGGTCCTCGAGGGCCCTGCCGGTGTCGGCGTCGTGAACGAGCGCAACCAGGGCTTCGACGAGGGCCTCGGCGACTCGTCGCTGAACAAGGTCGACGCGCAGACCGCGAACTGGTCGGCGGAAGAGGGCAAGAGCGTCTTCGAGACCATGCTCAAGGCCAACAACAACGACATCCAGTTCGTCTTCGCCCAGAACGACGAGATGGGTCTCGGCGCCGCCCAGGCCGCAGAGGAAGCCGGTCTCGTCATCGGCACCGATGTGAAGATCGCCACGATCGACGGCACCAAGAACGCCATGCAGGCGCTCGCCGACGGTCAGCTCAGCTACGTGCACGAGTACAACCCGCTGTTCGGTGAGACCGCACTCGAGGTCGTCGAGAAGGCTCTCGCCGGCGACTCGGTCGAGTCCTACATCATCGTTCCGAGCCAGGCCTTCGACTCGGCGGAGGCGGCCAAGGCCGTCCTCGCGGACCGCAAGTACTGA
- a CDS encoding NAD-dependent epimerase/dehydratase family protein, whose translation MRIALTGSSGKLGNVVARELRANGYEVIGMDVTGTRGPDFVQVDLTDYGQVIDAFTAVGDRHDGIDAVVHLGAIPAPGIRSDVATFHNNMPATFNVFWAAVRLGIRRIVYASSETVLGLPFDVPPPYAPVDEDYPARPESVYSLVKTLEEQLASELVRWHPDVSITALRFSNVMNPEDYAEFPDFDADALRRKWNLWGYIDARDGAQAVQRALEVAAPGFDRFIIAAADTVMSRPNAELLAEVFPDVPLTREVGPNETLLSIDKARRVLGFDPQHSWRDHV comes from the coding sequence ATGCGCATCGCTCTCACTGGTTCATCGGGCAAGCTCGGCAACGTCGTCGCACGGGAGCTCCGTGCGAACGGGTACGAGGTCATCGGCATGGATGTCACCGGCACCCGCGGCCCTGACTTCGTGCAGGTCGACCTCACTGACTACGGTCAGGTCATCGACGCTTTCACGGCCGTGGGTGACCGGCACGACGGCATCGACGCCGTCGTGCATCTGGGCGCGATCCCGGCGCCAGGCATCCGCAGCGACGTCGCGACCTTCCACAACAACATGCCCGCCACGTTCAACGTGTTCTGGGCCGCGGTACGGCTCGGCATCCGCCGCATCGTCTACGCCTCCAGCGAGACGGTGCTCGGTCTGCCGTTCGACGTGCCGCCGCCCTACGCGCCTGTCGACGAGGACTACCCCGCCCGTCCGGAGTCGGTGTACTCGCTCGTGAAGACGCTCGAGGAGCAGCTGGCGAGCGAGCTGGTGCGCTGGCATCCCGATGTGTCGATCACTGCCCTGCGGTTCTCGAACGTCATGAACCCCGAGGACTACGCCGAGTTCCCCGACTTCGATGCCGACGCCCTGCGCCGCAAGTGGAACCTCTGGGGCTACATCGACGCCCGCGACGGCGCGCAGGCCGTGCAGCGCGCGCTCGAGGTCGCCGCCCCGGGCTTCGACCGGTTCATCATCGCGGCCGCCGACACCGTGATGTCGCGTCCGAACGCGGAGCTGCTCGCCGAGGTCTTCCCCGACGTGCCGCTGACGCGCGAGGTCGGTCCGAACGAGACCCTGTTGTCCATCGACAAGGCACGCCGCGTGCTGGGCTTCGACCCGCAGCACTCCTGGCGCGACCACGTCTGA
- a CDS encoding sugar ABC transporter ATP-binding protein, with the protein MSPRTRTPIVELTGIRVEFPDVVALDDIDFRLFPGEVHALMGENGAGKSTLIGVLTGTHTPVAGTVVVAGEERRFSGVADARAAGIATVFQETQLGPTLSVAENVMLGRERRGRFGIDWKRTRADAADALARLGLDDMDPRTPMAMLSPAQKQLVALARSMVDDPRILVLDEPTSSLDRAEVDLLMRVIRGLRDRGVAILFVSHFLEQAFAISDRMTVLRGGRRIAETPTRELERADLISQMLGKDLEALRALGSERKAHHYAADGEPALRATGVGRRGELDPTDIDVYRGEIVGLAGLRGSGRTELASLLGGSVRADSGQLRVDGERVQLRSPSAALKSRIAMSVENRRTDGIIADLSARENIVLSLQALRGWTRPLSPSEIAALAETYVETLHLDPADLGRPAGHLSGGTQQKLLLARALATRPHVLILDEPTRGIDIAAKLDIQRRVSQLAGDGVGVVFISSELEEVVRLSDRIVVLKDRDKIGELSNGPAVTVDSVVELIAAELDPLDD; encoded by the coding sequence ATGTCACCGCGCACTCGCACCCCGATCGTCGAACTCACCGGCATCCGCGTCGAGTTCCCCGATGTCGTCGCGCTCGACGACATCGACTTCCGCCTCTTCCCCGGTGAGGTGCACGCGCTGATGGGCGAGAACGGCGCCGGCAAGTCGACGCTGATCGGCGTGCTCACCGGGACCCACACCCCGGTCGCCGGCACGGTCGTGGTGGCGGGGGAGGAGCGGCGGTTCTCCGGCGTCGCCGACGCGAGGGCCGCCGGCATCGCGACGGTGTTCCAGGAGACCCAGCTCGGACCGACGCTGAGCGTGGCCGAGAACGTCATGCTCGGACGAGAGCGCCGCGGACGCTTCGGCATCGACTGGAAGCGCACGAGGGCGGACGCCGCGGACGCGCTGGCCCGGCTCGGACTGGACGACATGGATCCGCGGACGCCGATGGCGATGCTGTCGCCCGCCCAGAAGCAGCTGGTCGCGCTCGCCCGATCGATGGTCGACGACCCGCGCATCCTCGTGCTCGACGAGCCGACGTCGAGCCTGGACCGGGCCGAGGTCGATCTGCTGATGCGGGTGATCAGGGGACTCCGCGATCGCGGGGTCGCGATCCTGTTCGTCTCGCATTTCCTCGAACAGGCCTTCGCGATCAGCGATCGGATGACGGTGCTGCGCGGCGGGCGCCGGATCGCCGAGACCCCCACCCGCGAACTCGAGCGCGCAGATCTCATCTCGCAGATGCTCGGCAAGGACCTCGAGGCGCTGCGCGCGCTCGGTTCCGAACGCAAGGCCCATCACTATGCGGCCGATGGAGAACCCGCGCTGCGGGCGACGGGCGTCGGCCGCCGCGGGGAGCTGGATCCCACCGATATCGACGTGTATCGGGGAGAGATCGTCGGACTGGCAGGGCTGCGCGGTTCCGGGCGCACGGAACTGGCGTCGCTGCTGGGCGGGTCGGTCCGTGCGGACAGCGGTCAGCTCAGAGTGGACGGCGAACGCGTACAGCTGCGCAGTCCCTCGGCCGCGCTGAAGAGCCGCATCGCCATGTCGGTGGAGAACAGGAGAACCGACGGCATCATCGCCGACCTCAGCGCGCGCGAGAACATCGTGCTCTCGCTGCAGGCGCTGCGCGGATGGACGAGGCCGTTGTCGCCGTCGGAGATCGCGGCGCTCGCCGAGACCTATGTCGAGACGCTCCACCTGGACCCCGCTGATCTCGGGCGACCGGCCGGTCATCTCTCCGGAGGCACGCAGCAGAAGCTGCTGTTGGCGCGCGCACTGGCGACCAGACCCCACGTGCTGATCCTCGATGAACCCACCCGTGGCATCGACATCGCGGCGAAGCTCGACATCCAGCGACGGGTCAGTCAGCTGGCCGGAGACGGGGTCGGTGTGGTGTTCATCTCGTCGGAGCTCGAGGAGGTCGTGCGCCTCAGCGACCGGATCGTCGTGCTCAAGGACCGCGACAAGATCGGCGAGCTCAGCAACGGCCCTGCGGTAACCGTCGACAGTGTCGTGGAGCTGATCGCCGCGGAACTGGATCCGCTGGACGACTGA
- a CDS encoding LacI family DNA-binding transcriptional regulator has product MASLGSDKPGIRHVADLAGVSHMTVSRVLNGHPNIKPDTRRRVLEAIEELDYRPNMVARALATQRTHRIGVIIESAVSFGPTSILRAVEMAARTSGYSVSAVALHEGDTLTPQDAVDNLTTQGVDALCVIAPRSSSVAALRRISLNVPMLVVKADADPTFLTVSIDQHAGTSLVVDHLVALGHRDILHIAGPLDWLDARARERAFHTRAKSWGIRERPIVVGDWTADFAYDFAKGLTRLPDYTAVFVANDDMAIGLIHGLHDRGFEVPKDLSVVGFDDVPLARHFLPPLTTVRQDFAALGAAVVEMLRAALDERELPKLTRIPTELVARGSSAAPRPVR; this is encoded by the coding sequence ATGGCCAGCCTCGGCTCCGACAAGCCCGGCATCCGCCACGTGGCAGATCTCGCCGGCGTCTCGCACATGACCGTGTCGCGCGTGCTCAACGGTCATCCGAACATCAAGCCCGACACGCGTCGGCGCGTGCTCGAGGCGATCGAGGAGCTCGACTACCGCCCGAACATGGTGGCCAGGGCGCTCGCCACCCAGCGCACACACCGCATCGGCGTCATCATCGAGAGCGCCGTGTCGTTCGGGCCGACCAGCATCCTCCGCGCCGTCGAGATGGCCGCGCGCACCTCGGGGTACTCGGTCAGCGCGGTCGCCCTGCATGAGGGCGACACCCTGACGCCGCAGGATGCGGTCGACAACCTCACCACCCAGGGCGTGGACGCGCTGTGCGTGATCGCTCCCCGCTCGTCATCCGTCGCCGCACTCCGGCGGATCTCGCTGAACGTGCCCATGCTCGTGGTCAAAGCGGATGCCGACCCCACCTTCCTCACGGTCTCGATCGACCAGCACGCCGGCACCTCGCTCGTGGTCGATCATCTCGTCGCGCTCGGCCATCGCGACATCCTCCACATCGCGGGTCCGCTGGACTGGCTCGACGCCAGGGCTCGCGAACGCGCGTTCCACACCAGGGCCAAGTCGTGGGGCATCCGCGAACGCCCGATCGTGGTGGGCGACTGGACCGCCGACTTCGCCTACGACTTCGCGAAGGGGCTCACCCGGCTGCCCGACTACACCGCCGTCTTCGTCGCGAACGACGACATGGCGATCGGCCTCATCCACGGACTCCACGACCGAGGATTCGAGGTGCCGAAGGACCTCAGCGTCGTCGGCTTCGACGACGTGCCGCTCGCCCGCCACTTCCTGCCGCCGCTGACCACCGTGAGACAGGACTTCGCCGCCCTCGGTGCGGCGGTCGTCGAGATGCTCCGTGCGGCTCTCGATGAGCGCGAGCTGCCGAAGCTGACCCGCATCCCGACCGAGCTCGTCGCCCGAGGCTCCAGCGCCGCTCCCCGGCCGGTGCGATGA
- a CDS encoding sugar ABC transporter ATP-binding protein, whose amino-acid sequence MNEELPIVEMRGITIEFPGVKALDGVDFRLFQGEVHALMGENGAGKSTLIKALTGVYRIDAGSIVVAGQERSFGGTGDAQAAGISTVYQEVNLAPNLTIGENVMLGHEVRGLFGVNWRATHRAATEALARLGLDHLDTHQPLSTLSIAMQQLVAISRAMAIKAKVLILDEPTSSLDAAEVEGLFTVMRTLRDQGVAILFVSHFLDQIYAISDRLTVLRNGQYEGEYLTRDLDRHALISRMIGKDLDALKSLGGNRRTTPREADEEAFLSASGISRAGSVHATDLDIRPGEVVGFAGLLGSGRTELARLLYGADRSESGQIAIKGRKVDLSSPSAALSQRIAFSTENRRDEGIIGDLTIRENMILAVQAKRGWARPMPRKEQDAIVDKYIAALNVRPADPERMIKNLSGGNQQKVLLGRWLATEPELLILDEPTRGIDVGAKAEIQEAVAELADQGVAVVFVSSELEEVVRLSERIVVLKDHSKIGEIQNGPDVTAQEIVDVIAAHGVEAAATTLEEELDPIEVVHVAPAAASDVQPETLEGETR is encoded by the coding sequence ATGAACGAAGAACTGCCCATCGTCGAGATGCGCGGGATCACCATCGAATTCCCCGGAGTGAAGGCGCTCGACGGAGTCGACTTCCGCCTCTTCCAGGGTGAGGTGCACGCGCTCATGGGTGAGAACGGCGCCGGCAAGTCGACGCTGATCAAAGCCCTCACCGGTGTCTACCGCATCGACGCCGGATCGATCGTCGTCGCAGGTCAGGAGCGCAGCTTCGGTGGCACCGGCGACGCGCAGGCCGCCGGGATCTCGACCGTCTATCAAGAGGTGAACCTCGCCCCCAACCTCACCATCGGCGAGAACGTCATGCTCGGACACGAGGTGCGCGGACTCTTCGGCGTCAACTGGCGCGCTACCCATCGCGCCGCCACCGAGGCGCTCGCCCGGCTCGGACTCGACCACCTCGACACCCACCAGCCGCTCTCCACGCTCTCGATCGCGATGCAGCAGCTCGTCGCGATCAGCCGGGCCATGGCGATCAAGGCCAAGGTCCTCATCCTCGACGAGCCGACCTCCAGCCTCGACGCCGCGGAGGTCGAGGGCCTCTTCACCGTGATGCGCACGCTGCGCGACCAAGGCGTCGCGATCCTCTTCGTCTCGCACTTCCTCGACCAGATCTATGCGATCAGCGACCGACTCACGGTCCTGCGCAACGGACAGTACGAGGGCGAGTACCTCACCCGCGACCTCGACAGGCACGCCCTCATCTCCCGGATGATCGGCAAGGACCTCGACGCGCTCAAGTCTCTCGGCGGCAACCGCCGCACCACTCCACGCGAGGCCGACGAAGAGGCGTTCCTCTCGGCATCCGGCATCTCCCGCGCCGGGTCCGTGCACGCCACCGATCTCGACATCCGTCCGGGGGAGGTCGTCGGCTTCGCCGGGCTCCTCGGCTCAGGACGCACCGAGCTCGCCCGTCTGCTCTACGGCGCAGACCGCAGCGAGTCCGGCCAGATCGCCATCAAGGGGCGCAAGGTCGACCTCTCCTCGCCGTCGGCCGCGCTCTCGCAGCGCATCGCGTTCTCGACCGAGAATCGTCGCGACGAGGGCATCATCGGCGACCTCACGATCCGCGAGAACATGATCCTCGCCGTCCAGGCCAAGCGCGGATGGGCGCGGCCGATGCCGCGCAAGGAGCAGGACGCGATCGTCGACAAGTACATCGCCGCGCTCAACGTGCGTCCGGCCGATCCGGAGCGGATGATCAAGAACCTCTCGGGCGGCAACCAGCAGAAGGTGCTCCTCGGGCGCTGGCTCGCCACCGAGCCGGAGCTGCTGATCCTGGACGAGCCCACTCGCGGCATCGACGTCGGCGCGAAGGCCGAGATCCAGGAGGCCGTCGCAGAGCTCGCCGACCAGGGCGTCGCCGTCGTCTTCGTCTCGTCGGAGCTCGAAGAGGTCGTGCGTCTGTCCGAGCGGATCGTCGTGCTCAAGGACCACAGCAAGATCGGCGAGATCCAGAACGGTCCCGACGTCACGGCGCAGGAGATCGTCGATGTGATCGCCGCTCACGGCGTGGAGGCCGCGGCCACCACCCTCGAGGAGGAGCTCGACCCGATCGAGGTCGTCCACGTCGCACCCGCCGCCGCTTCCGATGTGCAGCCCGAGACCCTCGAGGGGGAGACCCGATGA